The Desulfuromonadales bacterium genomic interval CGCATCGACGGCCGCGTGGGGCGCATCGCCGTTCGGGAGGGGGACCTGGTCCAGGCGGGGCAGTTGCTGCTGACCATCGAGGGAAACCCGGCGTCGCACCGGCTGGCTGAAGCCGAGGGAGCGCGAAAGGCGGCGGCGGCCCGGGCGGAACTGGCGGAGCAGACCGCAGGGCGCTACCGCCAGCTCTTCGCCAAAGAGGCGGTGACGCCGCAGGAGATGGACCGTATTAACGCCGAGCTGGAGATGGCGCGGCAGCATCAGCGTTCGGCGGCCGCCGCCGTCGAGACGGCGCGAACCGCCCTCGCCCACACCCGGGTGACGGCCCCCTACGCCGCCCGACTGGTGCGCCGCGAGGTCGAGGAAGGCACGACAGTGCTGCCAGGGACGCCCCTGCTGGCGCTCGATCGTCAGGGCGAGTGGCGGGTGCGGGTGCGGCTCCCCGAAACCCTTTTCGGACGGGTGGGCGAAGGGAACGCGGTCAGCGTCGAGATACCCGCTGCCGGCAAAACCTTCAGCGGCAAGGTGGCCGAGGTCCTGCCGGCGGCCGATCCGCAGAGCCGCGCCTTCGAGGTGAAGGTCGCCATCGTCGATGGCAGCGGCCTCAGCGCCGGCATGTATGCCAGAGTGGGGCTGGCCGGCGGGGCGCGCCCTACCCTGCTGGTGCCGGCCGCAGCGATCGTGCAGCGCGGCCAGCTGAGCGGTCTCTATGTCGTGGAGGATGGCGTCCTGCGCTTCCGTCTGGTGCGGACCGGCCGCCGCCTCGATGACCGGGTGGAAATCCTCTCCGGCCTCTCGGAGGGAGCGACGATCGTCGCCGCCGGTGCGGACCGGGCGCAGCACGGCGCTCGGGTGGAGGAGTGAGCATGGCTGCTGCGAAGCGCTCGCTGCCCACCCGCATCGTCGAGAAGTTCCTCGACGGCAACCTGTCGGTGATTCTGATCGTCCTCTCGCTGCTCGCCGGGGCCGCCGCCCTGCTGCTGACGCCGCGGGAGGAGGAACCGCAGATCGTCGTGCCGCTGGCCGACGTCTACGTGCAGATGCCGGGGGCGAGCGCCGAGGAGGTGGAGAACCAGGTCGCCACGCGTCTGGAGAAGCTGCTCTGGCAGGTGGACGGCGTCGAGTATGTCTACTCCATGTCGCGCCCCGATCTGGCGGTGGTGACGGTGCGCTTCTTCGTCGGCGAGGATCGGGTCGACTCGCTGGTCAAGCTGCACAACAAGATCCAGACCAACCTCGATCTGGTCCCCCCCGGGGTCACCGGCTGGGTCATCAAGCCGGTCGAGGTGGACGACGTGCCGATCGTCAATCTCACCCTGTTCAGCGATGATGCCTCCGACCATGACCTGCGGCGGGTGGCCGAGGAGGTGGTCGACCGCCTGCAGTCGGTGCAGAACACCTCGCTGACGACGGTCATCGGCGGCCGGCCCCGGCTGGTCCGGGTCGAGCTGCAGCCGCAGGCCGTCGCCGCCCGCGGCCTCGACCTGCTCGCTGTCCGGCGGGCTCTGGCCGCCGCCAACCTGGAGCTGCCGGCCGGCAGCCTGCAGCAGGGAAACGAGGAGATTCTGGTGCGGGGGGGGAGCTTCTTCCGCAGCGCCGCCGAGGTTGCAGAGCTGGTGATCGGGGTTTTCGACGGCGCCCCCGTCTACCTGCGCGACGTGGCCAAAGTGACCGACGGCATGGCAGAGCCGCAGACCTACACCCGGCTGCGCTTCGGACCGGCCGGCGACCCGGCTGCGGCAGCCGCCGGCACGGAGCATCAGGCGGTGCACATCGCCGTCGCCAAGAAGAAGGGGACCAACGCGGTCGCGGTGGCCGACGACGTCATCGGCGCGGTGCGCGCCATGCAGGGGACGATCATCCCCGACGGCATCGACGTGCGGGTCACCCGCAACTACGGCGAGACCGCCGACCACAAGGTCAACGAACTGATCACCCATCTGGTGATCGCCGTCGTCACCGTGCTGGCGCTGATTCTGATCGCCCTGGGCTGGCGGGAGGCGCTGATCGTGGCGGTCTCCATCCCGATCATCTATTCCCTCACCCTGCTGGTCAATTACTGGTTCGGCTACACCATCAACCGGGTCACCCTCTTCGCCCTGGTGCTGGCTCTCGGCCTGCTGGTCGATGACCCGATCGTCGACGTCGAGAACATCTATCGCCACTTCAAGATGAAGAAGGAGCCGCCCCGGGACGCTGTCCTGTCTGCCGTCGACGAAGTGCGGCCGCCGGTGATCCTGGCGACCCTGGCGGTCATCCTCTCCTTCCTGCCGATGCTCTTCATCACCGGCATGATGGGGCCCTACATGCGGCCGATGGCGATCAACTTGCCGCTGGCCATGGTCATGTCGCTGCTGGTCGCCTTCACCGTCACCCCCTGGATGACCTACCACGTCCTCAAGGGGGAATACGGCAAGCAGGAAAAGGAGTTCGTCCTCGAGGAGAGCCGCACCTATCGCCTCTACCGGCGGCTGCTCTCCCCCTTCCTCGACGATCGGCGCAAGGGATGGCTGCTGGTCGGGGCGGTGGTGCTGCTGCTCCTCGGCTCCGTGGCCATGCCGGCCCTGAACCTGGTGCCGCTGAAGATGCTCCCCTTCGACAACAAGAACGAGTTCCAGCTGGTGCTCGACCTGCCCGAGGGGACCACCCTGGAGACGACCGACGCCGCCGTGCGGGCGCTGGAGGATTACCTCGGGACGGTCAACGAGGTGACCGACTTCGAGGCCTACGTCGGCACCGCCAGTGCCATGGACTTCAACGGCATGGTGCGTCACTACTACCTGCGGCAGGGGCCGAACCTGGCCGACATCCGCATCAATCTGGCGGCCAAGAGCGAGCGGGCGCAGCAGAGCCACGCCATCACCCTGCGCCTGCGGGACGATCTGACCCACATCGCCCGGCGGCACGGCGCCGAGCTGAAAATCGTCGAGGTGCCGCCGGGGCCGCCGGTCATCGCTACCCTGGCCGCCGAAATCTACGCACAGCCCGGCGTCCACTACGCCGAGCAGATTGCCGCGGCGAAGCTGGTGCGAGAGCGGATGGCGGCGGAGGACAAGGTGGTCGACGTCGACGATA includes:
- a CDS encoding efflux RND transporter periplasmic adaptor subunit yields the protein MNKTLFSSLLLCLLLAACGRDIEPGATPAQRPVVRGLSLTTVASTALPEAETFVGTVESPDRGVLAARIDGRVGRIAVREGDLVQAGQLLLTIEGNPASHRLAEAEGARKAAAARAELAEQTAGRYRQLFAKEAVTPQEMDRINAELEMARQHQRSAAAAVETARTALAHTRVTAPYAARLVRREVEEGTTVLPGTPLLALDRQGEWRVRVRLPETLFGRVGEGNAVSVEIPAAGKTFSGKVAEVLPAADPQSRAFEVKVAIVDGSGLSAGMYARVGLAGGARPTLLVPAAAIVQRGQLSGLYVVEDGVLRFRLVRTGRRLDDRVEILSGLSEGATIVAAGADRAQHGARVEE
- a CDS encoding efflux RND transporter permease subunit, giving the protein MAAAKRSLPTRIVEKFLDGNLSVILIVLSLLAGAAALLLTPREEEPQIVVPLADVYVQMPGASAEEVENQVATRLEKLLWQVDGVEYVYSMSRPDLAVVTVRFFVGEDRVDSLVKLHNKIQTNLDLVPPGVTGWVIKPVEVDDVPIVNLTLFSDDASDHDLRRVAEEVVDRLQSVQNTSLTTVIGGRPRLVRVELQPQAVAARGLDLLAVRRALAAANLELPAGSLQQGNEEILVRGGSFFRSAAEVAELVIGVFDGAPVYLRDVAKVTDGMAEPQTYTRLRFGPAGDPAAAAAGTEHQAVHIAVAKKKGTNAVAVADDVIGAVRAMQGTIIPDGIDVRVTRNYGETADHKVNELITHLVIAVVTVLALILIALGWREALIVAVSIPIIYSLTLLVNYWFGYTINRVTLFALVLALGLLVDDPIVDVENIYRHFKMKKEPPRDAVLSAVDEVRPPVILATLAVILSFLPMLFITGMMGPYMRPMAINLPLAMVMSLLVAFTVTPWMTYHVLKGEYGKQEKEFVLEESRTYRLYRRLLSPFLDDRRKGWLLVGAVVLLLLGSVAMPALNLVPLKMLPFDNKNEFQLVLDLPEGTTLETTDAAVRALEDYLGTVNEVTDFEAYVGTASAMDFNGMVRHYYLRQGPNLADIRINLAAKSERAQQSHAITLRLRDDLTHIARRHGAELKIVEVPPGPPVIATLAAEIYAQPGVHYAEQIAAAKLVRERMAAEDKVVDVDDTVEFAQPRLHFVVDREKAALSGIADAEIAQTLALALGGEKVGTVHVDTDRNPLHIGLRLPVEERSSAAALASLSVRGRNGQLVRLSELGSFVEKTLEPTIYHKNLERVAYVFGEMAGKSPVNAVLNLAGHFEENPLPTGTRVVWSGEGEWKITLDVFRELGIAFGAALVLIFILLLIETGSVGMPLIIMAAIPLTMIGIMPGFWLLNLVADRPVGGYDTPVFFTATAMIGMIALAGIVVRNSIILIDFIHHALRRGAPLKEAIIESGAVRLRPILLTAGAALLGNWIITLDPIFSGLAWAIIFGVFASTAFTLVVIPVVYWLIYGRKAAEHERRFKS